A section of the Solitalea canadensis DSM 3403 genome encodes:
- the recQ gene encoding DNA helicase RecQ: MEVKKSLFDNLQNFFGFEKFKGEQEEIITSILSGNDTFVIMPTGGGKSMCYQLPALMSDGTAIVISPLIALMKNQVDQLRAFGSTDSIAHFLNSSLNKTETAKVKQDVLSGETKLLYVAPESLSKQENIDFLRDIDISFVAVDEAHCISEWGHDFRPEYRKIRQIIGQLGENIPIIALTATATPKVQQDIQKNLQMQNSQVFKSSFNRPNLFYEIRPKKNELKEIIKYIKSQNGKAGIIYCLSRKKVEEVAETLNVNGIKALPYHAGLDANTRATTQDKFLMEDVQVIVATIAFGMGIDKPDVRFVIHYDMPKSMEGYYQETGRAGRDGGEGNCIAFYDQKDIDKLAKFMKDKPVSEREIGTQILKEVIDYAESSVCRRKQILHYFGESYNESSCSNMCDNCRSPKERFEAEADLLAVLRLINTLGENFDAEHIINILAGLEDAEMNTFSHDEMPEFGSGKDRGVVIWKSVLRQAVIHNFLGKDIDSYGILKLTKYGKSFIDAPYSIKFIINTDFDKIKASDDDEVKGGGGALDDVLLGMLKDLRKKIAKQKNIPPFVIFQDPSLEEMASQYPINMDELKQISGVGNGKAMRYGAPFIELIKKYVEENDIDRPQDMVVKSTVNKSSLKVSIIQNIDRQIPLDDIASSKGLGMPALIQEIESIVSSGTKLNLNYYIDDVIDEDKQDEVFDYFRTAEEDSIDLALAELGEGDYSREEIQLMRIKFLSELGN; this comes from the coding sequence ATGGAGGTTAAAAAGTCGCTGTTTGATAACTTGCAGAATTTTTTTGGGTTTGAAAAATTTAAAGGAGAGCAAGAAGAAATCATAACCAGCATACTTTCGGGGAATGATACATTTGTAATTATGCCCACAGGTGGCGGAAAATCAATGTGTTACCAATTACCCGCTTTAATGAGTGATGGTACGGCCATCGTTATTTCGCCATTGATAGCCTTGATGAAAAATCAGGTTGATCAGTTACGTGCCTTCGGTAGTACTGACAGTATCGCACATTTTCTTAATTCATCTTTAAACAAAACTGAAACAGCAAAAGTTAAACAGGATGTTCTGTCCGGCGAAACTAAGTTGTTATACGTAGCTCCGGAGTCTCTTTCGAAGCAAGAAAATATTGATTTCTTAAGAGATATCGATATTTCTTTCGTTGCTGTTGATGAAGCCCACTGTATTTCAGAATGGGGACATGATTTCAGGCCTGAATACAGAAAAATACGTCAGATTATTGGTCAGTTAGGTGAAAATATCCCAATTATTGCGCTAACGGCTACCGCAACACCCAAGGTTCAACAGGATATTCAGAAGAACCTGCAAATGCAAAATTCTCAGGTTTTCAAATCGTCCTTTAATCGACCGAATTTATTTTATGAGATTCGCCCTAAAAAGAATGAATTAAAGGAGATTATCAAGTATATCAAATCGCAAAATGGTAAGGCTGGAATTATTTATTGTTTAAGCCGCAAGAAGGTTGAAGAGGTTGCTGAAACATTAAATGTTAATGGTATTAAAGCGTTACCTTACCATGCTGGTTTGGATGCTAATACGAGAGCGACAACACAAGATAAGTTCTTGATGGAAGACGTTCAGGTTATTGTGGCTACCATTGCATTTGGTATGGGTATCGATAAACCGGATGTGCGTTTTGTGATCCACTACGACATGCCTAAAAGCATGGAGGGCTATTATCAGGAAACTGGCCGTGCCGGTCGTGATGGAGGTGAAGGTAATTGTATTGCTTTTTACGACCAGAAAGACATCGACAAGCTGGCTAAATTCATGAAAGATAAGCCTGTTTCGGAACGGGAAATCGGAACTCAAATTTTGAAAGAAGTAATCGATTATGCAGAGTCTTCTGTATGTCGGAGGAAGCAAATTCTTCATTATTTTGGTGAGAGCTACAATGAAAGCAGTTGTTCTAATATGTGTGATAACTGTCGTAGCCCGAAAGAGCGTTTTGAAGCCGAGGCTGATTTACTTGCGGTATTAAGGTTAATTAATACGCTAGGTGAAAACTTTGATGCAGAGCATATTATAAACATTTTGGCAGGATTGGAAGATGCTGAAATGAACACCTTTAGCCACGATGAAATGCCTGAATTTGGCAGTGGAAAAGACAGGGGAGTGGTAATATGGAAGTCAGTTTTGCGCCAGGCTGTTATTCATAATTTCCTTGGAAAGGATATTGACAGTTATGGTATTCTGAAATTAACGAAATACGGAAAATCATTTATTGATGCTCCTTATTCTATTAAATTCATCATTAACACAGATTTTGATAAGATCAAAGCTTCTGATGATGATGAGGTAAAAGGTGGAGGTGGTGCGCTTGATGATGTTTTGCTGGGCATGTTAAAAGACTTGCGTAAAAAAATTGCGAAACAAAAAAATATTCCTCCTTTCGTTATTTTCCAGGATCCTTCGCTTGAAGAAATGGCAAGTCAGTATCCCATTAATATGGATGAACTCAAGCAGATTTCAGGTGTTGGTAATGGTAAGGCCATGCGTTATGGTGCTCCGTTTATCGAATTGATCAAGAAATATGTAGAGGAGAACGATATCGACCGCCCACAAGATATGGTTGTTAAGTCAACCGTTAATAAATCAAGTCTGAAGGTTTCCATTATTCAAAACATTGACAGGCAAATTCCGTTAGATGATATAGCTTCTTCTAAAGGATTGGGCATGCCTGCGCTTATTCAGGAAATAGAAAGTATTGTTTCTTCGGGTACGAAGCTAAACCTGAACTATTATATTGATGATGTAATAGATGAGGATAAGCAGGATGAAGTATTTGATTATTTCAGAACCGCAGAAGAAGATTCGATAGATCTGGCGTTAGCCGAACTTGGAGAAGGTGATTATTCGAGAGAGGAAATTCAGTTGATGAGAATTAAATTTTTATCAGAGCTGGGTAATTGA
- a CDS encoding OmpA family protein, giving the protein MKLKLLARIVSLVFLMSLVFSTLNAQVKYSTQSKQAIKYYEESDTYLNVKNYKGAIDVLNKAVEEDKSFIDAYQRLGDIYRIIKSPDKAKLNYTQVITIDPDFSKTNYFYLGEIEIKKGNYSEAQQRLNKFMMYSDKSQLLVARSKKYLEDCKFAIDAMKRPVPFSPKNLGTGINTNADEYLPSLTADGKMMIFTRKENNNEDFYTSSLVEGQWTPASKLSGNINTPNLNEGAQSISSDGQYLLLTICNAPGGYGRCDIYYSRLNGSEWEAPINIGAPVNSGAWESQPCLAPDGRTLYFASDRKGGLGKIDLWKSYLQDDGTWTEPENLGPNINTPYEEQSPFIHPDNETLYFSSDGWSGMGGSDIYYSRKDTAGKWQKAENAGYPINTYLEDFCMVVTGNGSKGYFSTNNPNGKGGHDLYSFDIPQQLKPKALTFVKGTVYDEKTNEKLDAVVEVQNIKTGETVYKSVSNSETGQFYASLPQGSQYALNVSREGYLFYSDHFSIKKDNNTSVFSINAPLKEIAVGEKIILKNIFFETNSYKLSPESMVELQKVVQFMKQNPAISIEISGHTDNVGDDHSNQLLSENRAKVVYAYLLRSVPSPIRFKFKGLGETQPIDSNDTDKGRANNRRTELKIISIQ; this is encoded by the coding sequence ATGAAGCTTAAATTATTGGCCCGAATAGTTAGCTTAGTTTTTTTGATGAGCTTGGTTTTTTCAACACTAAATGCCCAGGTTAAATATTCCACTCAGTCAAAGCAAGCAATAAAATACTATGAAGAATCGGATACATATCTGAATGTAAAAAATTATAAAGGAGCAATTGATGTACTCAATAAGGCTGTAGAAGAAGACAAATCATTTATTGATGCTTATCAGCGGTTAGGTGATATTTACCGTATTATTAAATCTCCTGACAAGGCTAAGCTGAACTATACTCAAGTTATCACCATCGACCCTGATTTTTCAAAAACGAATTACTTTTATTTAGGTGAAATTGAGATCAAAAAAGGCAATTATTCAGAGGCCCAACAACGGCTGAATAAATTCATGATGTATTCTGATAAGTCGCAGTTATTAGTAGCCAGATCAAAGAAATATCTTGAAGACTGCAAATTTGCTATCGACGCAATGAAACGTCCTGTTCCTTTTAGTCCAAAAAATTTAGGAACCGGTATAAACACCAATGCGGATGAGTACTTGCCAAGCTTAACCGCTGATGGAAAAATGATGATATTTACTCGTAAAGAGAATAATAATGAAGATTTTTATACCAGTTCATTAGTTGAAGGCCAGTGGACGCCTGCCAGTAAACTAAGCGGCAATATTAATACACCTAATTTAAACGAAGGGGCTCAAAGCATTTCTTCCGATGGACAGTATCTGTTACTAACTATTTGCAATGCCCCGGGAGGGTACGGTCGATGTGATATTTATTATTCCAGATTGAATGGTTCTGAATGGGAAGCTCCTATTAATATTGGCGCACCTGTTAATAGCGGTGCTTGGGAATCTCAGCCTTGCCTGGCTCCCGACGGACGAACACTCTATTTTGCAAGCGATAGAAAAGGAGGATTGGGAAAAATAGACCTTTGGAAATCCTATCTTCAGGATGATGGTACATGGACAGAGCCTGAAAATTTAGGGCCAAACATTAATACTCCCTATGAGGAACAATCACCATTTATCCATCCTGATAATGAAACATTATATTTTAGTTCAGATGGGTGGTCTGGAATGGGAGGAAGTGACATTTACTACTCGAGAAAAGATACCGCAGGTAAATGGCAGAAAGCTGAAAATGCCGGTTATCCAATCAATACCTATTTAGAAGACTTTTGCATGGTGGTAACCGGTAATGGTAGCAAAGGTTATTTCTCAACTAATAATCCCAATGGAAAAGGTGGTCATGATCTATATTCATTCGATATTCCGCAACAATTAAAACCAAAAGCCTTAACATTTGTCAAGGGAACGGTTTATGACGAGAAAACAAATGAAAAATTAGATGCGGTAGTCGAAGTTCAAAACATAAAAACGGGAGAAACTGTTTATAAATCAGTCTCAAACTCTGAAACAGGACAGTTTTATGCAAGTTTACCACAAGGTAGTCAATATGCGTTGAATGTATCACGAGAAGGATATTTATTCTATTCTGATCATTTTTCCATAAAAAAGGATAATAATACAAGTGTGTTTTCTATTAATGCTCCTTTAAAAGAAATTGCAGTCGGAGAGAAAATCATTCTTAAAAATATTTTTTTTGAAACCAACTCTTACAAACTAAGTCCAGAATCAATGGTTGAGCTGCAAAAAGTAGTTCAGTTTATGAAACAAAACCCTGCCATATCCATAGAGATTTCGGGTCATACTGACAATGTTGGTGATGATCATTCAAATCAATTGTTATCCGAAAACAGGGCTAAAGTAGTATACGCCTATTTACTTCGATCTGTACCTAGTCCTATTCGTTTTAAATTTAAAGGATTGGGAGAGACACAACCTATCGATTCAAATGACACCGATAAAGGAAGAGCAAATAACCGTCGAACAGAATTAAAAATTATTAGCATTCAATAA
- a CDS encoding thiol-disulfide oxidoreductase DCC family protein codes for MNEERLIVLFDGVCNLCNNTVQFIIRNDSKGKFRFAALQSETGQRLLEKYQLDTKNFNSFILIDNNKPRLKSTGALYLVKNLSGLFPLLFAFIIIPPLIRDWIYDKVAQNRYKWFGKKDQCMVPTPELKARFLN; via the coding sequence ATGAATGAAGAGCGTTTGATCGTGTTGTTTGATGGAGTGTGTAATCTCTGTAATAACACTGTCCAATTTATTATCAGAAATGATTCAAAGGGTAAGTTTCGTTTTGCTGCATTACAATCTGAAACGGGTCAGCGATTGTTAGAAAAATATCAACTTGATACAAAGAATTTCAACTCATTTATTCTGATAGATAATAATAAACCCCGGTTAAAATCAACCGGGGCTTTATATCTTGTTAAAAATCTAAGTGGATTGTTCCCTTTGCTTTTTGCTTTTATCATTATTCCTCCCTTAATAAGAGATTGGATTTATGATAAGGTTGCTCAGAATCGGTATAAGTGGTTCGGAAAAAAAGATCAGTGCATGGTGCCAACTCCCGAACTAAAAGCACGTTTTCTAAATTAA
- a CDS encoding KpsF/GutQ family sugar-phosphate isomerase: protein MNKLQVLESAKRTLQIEADALLGLQTYINNDFETIVNIILNSKGRVVITGIGKSAIIAQKIVATMNSTGTPALYMHAADAIHGDLGMIQKDDVTICISKSGNTPEIKVLVPLLKTSGNVLIGMAGDMKSYLATHSDYVLNTTVETEACPLNLAPTTSTTAQLAMGDALAVCLLQQRNFTSQDFARYHPGGALGKRLYLKVKDLSSNNQKPEVAKDDDIKRVIVEISSKRLGSTAVVDNEHLVGVITDGDLRRMMEKNENFSTLRAVDIMNSQPKTVEASAMAVDALALMKQYNISQLIVVDKNKYAGIIHLHDLIKEGII from the coding sequence TTGAACAAATTGCAAGTATTAGAATCAGCCAAAAGAACGCTCCAGATAGAAGCCGATGCTTTATTAGGATTGCAAACTTACATAAATAACGACTTTGAAACAATCGTTAATATCATTCTTAATTCCAAAGGCCGTGTTGTTATCACCGGAATCGGCAAAAGCGCCATCATAGCGCAGAAAATTGTGGCAACAATGAATTCAACAGGTACTCCTGCATTGTACATGCACGCAGCCGATGCTATACATGGAGATTTGGGAATGATACAAAAGGACGATGTAACCATTTGTATCTCAAAAAGTGGAAATACACCAGAAATAAAAGTACTGGTACCGCTCCTAAAAACATCCGGAAATGTATTAATTGGAATGGCTGGTGATATGAAATCTTACCTGGCAACTCATTCTGATTATGTTTTAAATACAACTGTTGAAACAGAAGCTTGTCCATTAAACCTGGCACCCACCACCAGTACAACAGCTCAATTAGCAATGGGTGACGCATTAGCGGTATGTTTACTTCAGCAACGTAATTTCACCAGCCAGGATTTTGCACGTTATCATCCGGGAGGAGCATTAGGTAAAAGATTATACCTGAAAGTAAAAGACCTTTCTTCTAATAATCAGAAACCGGAAGTGGCCAAAGACGACGATATTAAAAGGGTTATTGTAGAAATTTCTTCTAAACGATTGGGTTCTACTGCTGTTGTGGATAATGAGCACCTTGTTGGAGTAATCACAGACGGTGATTTACGCCGAATGATGGAAAAGAATGAAAACTTTTCTACCTTGCGCGCCGTTGACATCATGAACAGCCAACCTAAAACCGTTGAGGCTTCAGCTATGGCTGTTGATGCTTTGGCACTAATGAAACAATACAATATTTCACAATTAATAGTAGTAGATAAGAATAAATATGCTGGTATTATACACCTTCATGATCTAATCAAGGAAGGAATAATATAA
- the rlmB gene encoding 23S rRNA (guanosine(2251)-2'-O)-methyltransferase RlmB, whose translation MRDFGTAKKESNELVFGIRAVIEAITAGKEIESLYIQKGLTGNLFAELRLVIAEYNIPFQSVPVEKLNRLTTKNHQGVVAYISPIVYHKTEHIVPDIYAAGKTPLLLVLDRVTDVRNFGAIVRTAECMGVDAVIVPARGSAQVNPDAVKTSAGAIFRVPICREMKLKDTLEFLKDSGIQLVACTEKTDNVLADVDYTGPTAIIMGSEEDGISPEYMKYCDAKAKIPMFGDIASFNVSVSAGIILYEAIRQRK comes from the coding sequence ATGAGAGATTTTGGCACTGCTAAAAAAGAAAGCAACGAACTTGTGTTTGGCATTCGTGCTGTAATTGAGGCAATTACAGCTGGCAAAGAAATTGAGAGCCTGTATATTCAAAAAGGATTGACTGGAAATCTTTTTGCAGAATTACGATTAGTAATAGCAGAATACAATATTCCGTTCCAGTCGGTGCCTGTTGAAAAGCTTAACCGCTTAACAACAAAGAACCATCAAGGGGTTGTTGCATACATATCTCCAATTGTTTATCATAAAACAGAACATATTGTTCCAGATATCTATGCTGCAGGAAAAACACCTTTGTTATTGGTATTAGACAGGGTAACTGATGTTAGAAATTTTGGAGCCATTGTAAGAACTGCGGAATGTATGGGTGTAGATGCCGTTATTGTTCCTGCGAGAGGTTCGGCGCAAGTTAATCCGGATGCAGTAAAAACATCAGCCGGTGCAATTTTCAGAGTTCCGATTTGTCGTGAAATGAAATTAAAGGATACGTTGGAGTTCCTTAAAGATTCTGGAATTCAGTTGGTAGCTTGTACAGAGAAAACTGATAATGTATTGGCAGACGTGGATTATACGGGCCCAACGGCAATAATAATGGGATCTGAGGAAGATGGAATATCACCGGAGTATATGAAGTACTGTGATGCAAAAGCCAAAATTCCAATGTTTGGGGATATTGCTTCGTTTAACGTTTCTGTATCTGCAGGGATAATTTTATACGAAGCGATACGACAAAGAAAATAA
- a CDS encoding DUF6526 family protein, producing MDTQNYANHARIVKGFHGLLFFLLLAGLIGSIVNLVNAGKHDGSLYSASLILFLFVCASLLAYYSRVFALRAQDRAIRAEENLRHLALTGKLLDSRLRLSQIIALRFAPNEEFVELAHKAAEENLPSKEIKRQIKNWKADHHRV from the coding sequence ATGGACACTCAAAATTATGCCAACCATGCCCGAATCGTGAAGGGATTTCATGGTTTATTGTTTTTTCTCCTACTGGCCGGATTGATCGGTTCAATTGTAAACCTCGTAAATGCAGGCAAGCATGACGGTAGTTTATACAGTGCCTCACTGATTCTGTTCTTGTTTGTTTGTGCATCGCTGTTGGCTTATTATTCAAGAGTTTTTGCGTTAAGAGCACAAGACAGAGCTATCAGAGCCGAAGAAAATTTACGACACCTGGCACTAACAGGCAAACTGCTTGACTCGCGTCTGCGTTTAAGCCAGATTATCGCACTTCGATTTGCACCAAATGAAGAATTTGTTGAGCTGGCACACAAAGCTGCTGAAGAGAATTTACCAAGTAAAGAAATCAAAAGGCAAATTAAAAACTGGAAGGCCGACCACCACAGAGTATAA
- a CDS encoding mannose-1-phosphate guanylyltransferase, with protein MKSNNYVVIMAGGVGSRFWPVSRTNFPKQFIDILGTGKTLIQQTYDRFKDICPSENIFFVTNENYREIIKEQLPDVIDDNILGEPVMRNTAPCIAYACHKISKINSDACIVVAPSDHLILQEEVFKNNIRESLELAAKEDVLITLGIVPSRPDTGYGYIQYNNVVVENSFYKVKTFTEKPDLELAKTFIASGDFLWNAGIFVWNMNTILAAFNKYLPEMNEVFSEGKVYYNSAREIDFIKTAYTRCKNISIDYGVMEKAENVYVRPSDFGWSDLGTWASVYDVKKDKDYVGNVVIDSNKVMMYDSANCIVRTPSEKLVILQGLDGYIVVEEDDVLMICKKSEEQEVKQIVADVKQKFGEKYI; from the coding sequence ATGAAGAGCAACAATTACGTAGTTATTATGGCTGGCGGGGTCGGGAGTCGCTTCTGGCCGGTTAGTCGTACCAATTTTCCAAAACAGTTTATTGATATTTTAGGAACTGGTAAAACGCTGATTCAGCAAACGTATGACCGGTTTAAAGACATATGTCCGTCAGAAAATATTTTCTTTGTAACGAATGAAAATTACAGGGAAATTATCAAAGAGCAATTACCGGATGTTATTGATGACAATATCCTGGGGGAACCAGTAATGCGTAATACAGCACCTTGTATTGCTTATGCCTGTCATAAAATATCAAAAATAAACAGTGATGCATGTATTGTTGTTGCCCCTTCTGATCATTTAATTTTACAAGAAGAGGTATTTAAAAACAATATAAGGGAGTCACTTGAACTTGCTGCTAAAGAAGACGTTTTGATCACATTAGGGATAGTTCCAAGCAGACCTGACACCGGATATGGTTATATTCAATACAATAATGTTGTAGTTGAAAATAGTTTTTATAAGGTAAAGACTTTCACTGAAAAACCTGATCTTGAGTTAGCTAAAACATTTATTGCCAGCGGAGATTTTCTTTGGAATGCAGGCATATTCGTATGGAATATGAATACAATTTTAGCTGCATTTAATAAGTATTTACCTGAAATGAATGAAGTTTTCTCCGAAGGAAAAGTTTACTATAATTCTGCCAGAGAAATTGATTTTATTAAAACAGCCTACACTCGTTGCAAAAATATTTCTATTGACTATGGAGTAATGGAAAAAGCAGAGAATGTATATGTTCGTCCAAGTGATTTCGGTTGGAGTGATTTAGGTACCTGGGCATCAGTATATGATGTAAAAAAAGACAAAGACTATGTTGGTAACGTAGTTATCGATTCTAACAAAGTAATGATGTACGATTCTGCAAATTGTATTGTAAGAACACCATCTGAAAAACTAGTTATTTTACAAGGTCTTGACGGGTACATTGTAGTGGAAGAAGACGATGTATTAATGATCTGTAAAAAATCCGAGGAGCAGGAAGTAAAGCAAATCGTAGCGGATGTAAAGCAGAAATTCGGCGAAAAGTATATTTAA
- the kdsA gene encoding 3-deoxy-8-phosphooctulonate synthase, whose product MIIPNIKNSDSTNFFLLAGPCAIEGEEIALRIAERIVKITDKLNIPYVFKGSYRKANRSRLDSFTGIGDEKALKILAKVGKEFGIPTVTDIHESHEAAIAAEYVDVLQIPAFLCRQTELLVAAAKTGKVVNIKKGQFLSGASMKHAVGKVQDAGNPNIILTDRGNSFGYQDLIVDYRNLVEMKQFNVPVVMDCTHSLQQPNQESGVTGGKPELIETIAKAAIAVGADGLFIETHPDPKNAKSDGANMLQLDLLEGLLEKLIRVRQAVI is encoded by the coding sequence ATGATTATTCCAAACATTAAGAATAGCGATTCAACAAATTTCTTTTTATTAGCAGGACCTTGTGCAATCGAGGGTGAAGAAATAGCGCTTCGTATAGCTGAACGTATCGTTAAAATTACCGATAAACTTAATATTCCTTACGTTTTTAAAGGGTCATATCGCAAAGCTAACCGCTCACGTTTAGATTCTTTTACAGGAATTGGAGATGAAAAGGCATTAAAAATATTGGCTAAAGTAGGTAAGGAGTTTGGTATTCCAACTGTTACAGATATTCACGAAAGTCATGAAGCTGCAATAGCAGCAGAATATGTAGATGTACTGCAAATTCCAGCTTTCTTATGTCGTCAAACAGAATTATTGGTAGCAGCAGCTAAAACCGGAAAAGTTGTTAATATCAAAAAAGGTCAGTTTTTATCAGGTGCATCAATGAAACATGCGGTTGGTAAAGTTCAGGATGCAGGTAACCCCAATATCATTTTAACTGACAGAGGAAATTCTTTTGGTTACCAGGACTTAATTGTTGATTATCGCAACCTGGTTGAGATGAAACAATTTAATGTTCCTGTGGTGATGGATTGTACGCACTCATTGCAACAGCCTAACCAGGAAAGCGGAGTTACCGGAGGTAAACCTGAGTTGATCGAAACAATTGCTAAAGCTGCGATTGCGGTTGGTGCCGATGGATTATTTATCGAAACTCACCCAGATCCTAAAAATGCTAAATCTGATGGAGCCAATATGCTTCAATTAGATTTATTGGAAGGCTTGCTGGAGAAACTGATCAGAGTTCGTCAAGCAGTTATTTAA
- a CDS encoding bifunctional 5,10-methylenetetrahydrofolate dehydrogenase/5,10-methenyltetrahydrofolate cyclohydrolase, which produces MQLLDGKLVSEKLKNDIALEAAEFTKQSGRQPHLVAILVGNDGASETYVASKMKNCEKVGFKSSLVRYDTSISEAELLQKIDELNKDEGVDGFIVQLPLPKHINAEKVTEAIDHRKDVDGFHPINLGRMQRNLPCFIPATPYGILLMLQEYGIDTTGKYCVVVGRSNIVGSPMSILMARNNNPGNCTVTIVHSKTPDITEYTKKADILIAAIGKADFVTADMVKDGAIVIDVGINRVESSETKSGFKLKGDVKFDEVAPKASFITPVPGGVGLMTIVSLLKNTLSAAKKEIY; this is translated from the coding sequence ATGCAATTACTTGACGGAAAATTAGTATCAGAAAAACTTAAGAATGACATCGCTTTAGAAGCAGCCGAATTTACTAAACAAAGTGGTCGCCAGCCTCATTTGGTAGCTATTTTAGTCGGAAATGACGGTGCTAGCGAAACCTATGTTGCCAGCAAAATGAAAAACTGTGAAAAAGTAGGTTTTAAATCTTCTTTAGTTAGGTATGATACTTCAATTTCTGAAGCGGAGTTACTTCAAAAGATTGATGAATTAAATAAGGATGAAGGTGTTGATGGATTTATCGTTCAACTACCTTTACCTAAACACATTAATGCTGAAAAAGTAACAGAAGCAATTGATCACCGCAAAGATGTGGACGGCTTCCACCCTATCAATCTGGGCAGAATGCAGCGCAATCTTCCTTGTTTTATTCCTGCCACTCCTTATGGCATTTTATTAATGCTGCAGGAATATGGTATTGATACTACAGGAAAATATTGTGTAGTAGTTGGACGAAGCAATATTGTAGGATCGCCAATGAGTATTTTAATGGCCCGCAACAACAATCCGGGCAATTGTACTGTTACTATTGTACACAGCAAAACTCCAGATATTACCGAGTACACTAAAAAAGCTGACATTTTGATTGCTGCAATCGGTAAAGCTGATTTTGTAACCGCTGATATGGTTAAGGATGGAGCTATCGTTATTGATGTAGGTATTAATCGTGTTGAATCATCTGAAACCAAATCAGGCTTTAAGCTTAAAGGGGATGTGAAATTCGACGAAGTTGCGCCAAAAGCATCCTTCATTACTCCTGTACCAGGCGGCGTTGGTCTAATGACTATCGTTAGCTTATTGAAAAACACCCTGTCGGCAGCAAAGAAAGAAATCTATTAA
- a CDS encoding 7-carboxy-7-deazaguanine synthase QueE yields MHQIPEDGTSLPLMEEFYTIQGEGFNTGKAAYFIRLGGCDVGCHWCDVKESWDAELHPLTPADTIVDNASKFPSKAVVVTGGEPLIYNLEYLTRQLQSKGIKTFIETSGAYPLSGNWDWICLSPKKFKAPRPDILPLAHELKVIVFNKSDFEWAEQHAKSVSADCKLYLQPEWSKAKEMTPLIVEYVMNNPKWEISLQTHKYLNIP; encoded by the coding sequence ATGCACCAAATACCCGAAGATGGAACGTCATTGCCTTTAATGGAAGAATTTTACACTATTCAAGGTGAAGGTTTTAATACAGGAAAAGCAGCATATTTTATACGTTTAGGAGGTTGTGACGTGGGTTGCCATTGGTGTGATGTTAAAGAATCATGGGATGCAGAATTACACCCGCTTACTCCTGCTGATACTATTGTTGATAATGCATCCAAGTTCCCTTCAAAAGCTGTAGTAGTTACAGGAGGAGAACCGCTGATTTATAATTTAGAATATCTTACCAGACAATTACAATCAAAAGGAATCAAAACATTCATTGAAACTTCAGGTGCCTACCCTCTTTCTGGTAACTGGGATTGGATTTGTTTGTCTCCTAAAAAGTTCAAAGCTCCTCGTCCGGATATTTTGCCATTAGCCCATGAGCTAAAAGTAATTGTATTCAATAAATCTGATTTTGAATGGGCTGAGCAACATGCCAAAAGTGTTTCAGCAGATTGTAAATTGTATTTACAGCCAGAGTGGAGTAAGGCAAAAGAAATGACCCCTTTAATTGTTGAGTATGTAATGAATAATCCAAAATGGGAAATCTCTTTACAAACTCATAAATACCTCAATATTCCTTAA